The DNA segment GCGCAAACTCTTGCAAATTTACTTCGCCAAAGTTGTTCATCTTCTTCTGAACAAGTTCTTCTTCCGTTTTCGATGCCACTAAACTATGACAAATAAAgcaaaattatctaaattttaattaattacgtaatgTAAGTTTATTTCTTGCAACTTACCCTAATTTGTACCGAAGTTTATGGCTTTTTACGATATTAGACGCATGCGGCAAGTGTAACTGATGGGCCTTCCTAATGATTCGGCAATCATCATATGTATAATCCGAAACAGGAATTTTCAACGCTCTGTAAAATCAAAAGAATAATCTTTTCGGGGATCCAAGCAACATGTAATATTGCGGCAATATTGTAACAACATTGTAACATTGTTGCAAtgttattacaatgttttatcTGAACATTAACTTTCAAAACTCCTAGTTTACGCTGTAAATAAAACTCACTCTGCCATAAGACGTCGTACATTATTTGCATACAATTTGGGATCCAGTTTTTCCGCTTCGCTCGGATTATAAACAGGAAGAAATTCGATTTCACAGCTGCTATTTAACTGCGTTAACGTCAACCATAACAATTTCAATCTGCAACGGATGCAAAGCAACAGATAAAccataacacaaaaaataaacgtgtaaaaataattttaaaaaaaagaggaaggcGCTTCTCTATACTTACGCGCCAGGACCTTCCCATGTCCACGTTACCGTGTCTAATTTGTTGGGATATCTGATGCACACAGGTTGTACCGGCACACCGGGATAAAAGGCGCCTGATTTAAACGTAATCAAGCATGACCGGTTTGTACAGGTACCTTCGGGAAATATCATAACCTGAGGAGAAAATAGTCGGGTCAATTACATCAGCAGACGCAAAAGTAGTGATTTGCGTCTTGATTGCAAGCTCTCGTGTATCTCGCATCCTTGAATTATTGAGAACGTGAGAGTACAACTTCCGCAATCTTTGCAAACTCAGTTTTACAAACTTCATAAACTctgtataaatattgatttttaatcacTTAAAGTTCGTTACATGTTACTACTTTAAGGGACGagtccaaaaataaaaatatgtcacatAAGTACAAATCCTAAATATTTAGATTAGACTttacttttcaaatttataataaattaaagaaattgttcGAGATGCCTACCAACATCTTGAGAGATCATAATGCGTATTAGTAAACATGAGGTTACATCAACAAATGCGGTAGTGTGCgcgttaattcaatttatatttatacatatgtatatattctatCTATATATTACctctctcactttctctttctctcgctgtTTGTACATTCTTTATACACTATAAACTCcactaataattaaatgttttgtaaaataattactgttaGTTGCGCTAGATCTTATTGgcattaatgattttattaaataaatttgcttaCTTGTGGCCAATCTTCCTTGGAAGTAGTCCTTTCAATGATCTCTTTGATAGTATTCTGACGAGAATTCGGATCTTCCCTCCACACGTAGACCGGTTGTGTGTAGTTGATGAGTTCTATGTATATCAAACATCAAAAGAAAAACCAAAAATATAATCGATTGCACAAATGCTAACTAATAATTACGACTTGGATCTCTCTTAATTTTATTCGGATTTATTGAACCAATTATCTTTAGTTTTGCTGCGTAAGAAGTTCTTTTGAACTAATGCACTTGTAAGAAAGTCTTCCGAATGATTTGTCATAATTGGTTAAAGTCGATCAGTCAATGACCATCGGAGACCGGAAATTCATTACAACATCCTTGCAAAAGATCGATTATTTTGCAAGTATGCATAAATAAACGGAccattgtttcattaaattacaATCACACGGAGCGTTAAGTAACGGAATTCTTACAAGTGCATCTACTTCAAAATTATTCGATATAAAATGGTGAATGGGATTCATTAATCAATAcgaaacatataatattattaattcaaaaaggatataaataattgattttttttaaagtttgttaATATTCGATCTTCACAAAGTAATGACAATCAACAGTTAAGATTGTTTAATTGACATTGCTTTCTGAAACTGTGTTCTGATAtacagtactaaaaatctatagtatatgtATACTGAAAAGagtctagtaataataattgaatccACATGATAGTTACAAAGCTTTgacgaaataatttcaattaaatattcaattaatataaccaaatatatagtaatatttagtaaccgttTAATAATCGAttgattactaaatattattaaatgtttgattatattaatcaaatatttaattaaaattatttttccaaagctagattattattactaaattctttttttttcaatgtaatataaactatagattttcagtatacTGGCAATGTATATCAAAACACCGCCTGTATATACgatgtaataaaacaataacGACATATAATACTGTACGTGCCGCTTTGaacataataattatctttttcgtTGCGCAcgattttgaaataaacattacGGGGCATTTTTACATTCGCTAACAATACCGATGATGCCCGAGACCTCGATTTTCACTCAAAGATCTCACGTATTGTAACATTAGGCCTCGATAACTTCAATGACTTCTTCAGTATGCGTATCATAACGTTACATTATTTTACTTGGCTCAAGTCTAATCACGCACAAGTATTCGACGtcatataataagaaatatcatGATTATTTCGAGTAACGTATTGATAAATTTACAGAAACGTTTTACGTAGAAactgatataaagaaaaaaatgaaaagaaacaGGAGTGTATCACCTACTTCCGATAAACGGATTCAATCCCGACTCTCGCCTGACGATGATCGAGGGGAATCCGGTGACGTAAACGATGCCGCCGTCCATAAAGGTCGAGTGCGGCGCGAGAACCAGAATCGGGGCTTCCGATCTGGAAGCCTGTTTTCCTCGGACCACGATTTTCATCCCGCCGGCCTGGTAAGTGAGCCGACCCACGAAACATATCCATGGCACTATCTTTCTGCAGGTTTCAACCGACAAGGTACATGCAATGGAATTACTCGAGTACTGAATATTGTACCCCAagtgtttaaatatttagtttcaaCGAAGACGTATCCGCGACTTGATGGTATCGAAGAGAATGCAGAATATCGTGACAGCCGAGTGTGTGTCGATACTATATACATTCAAATCGTACTACGAAAGAGGGAAACGCGTTTACGAGCGACTGTGTCCGATAAACTTTCTACACGATCGAGCAACGGATAGAAAAGGGACAAAAAGACGGTGAAAGCGTTCGATTAGTAACTCAAGTTTCGTTGATCATCGTTAGTGCGCTTCGTAGAACTTAAATCGCATACttgtacacgcgcgcgcattctccttttttttcgtctctctAATGCAATACGCGTAATAATGCAATATTCGGTCATTGTTAGTATCTACAAGTTTACACACATATCTGAATCTACAGTTTTTAGATAATATCAGGCACAATGTAAATTTCTAAGCAAAGATATTCAGTAATGCATCAGAGAGTTAATGAATAAcgtattattcaattaattgaataaaatctttagttttttttaattgaatcgcGACTTGTAatcttatcaaataaaatactatatatatttataagtgtgTTAGCAACAAATGTTAAAACTGTTAAAGTTAGTTGTTAAAGAATGTAAATCCCATCCACCATATTTGCACACATGAATactatgtacataaaatatatgattagaatagaacattgtaatttttatatcaatctttcgttttcaaaagaaaaaaggtCGCGAATCTAATTTAAGATTATTCATTTAGAAGTCATATTGCAGTTCGACCTTAAAATCAACAGTTTTCTTTTGCAGTTTCGCCAACGTTTAATCGACtactgtaatttattttatggtCGACTTtcatttggaaaaaaaaacaagctcGAATGAACTTCTCTCTTATCATTCAGTTTAATTCAGCAACAAACGACAATGGGCGACCTACTTCCGAAGAAAGGGAGACGGCTACTCTCCCCTTTGGCAACGATGCTAGGCCCGCCAAGGTACACAACCGGAAGTGCATCGAAGAAGCTGGAATGTGGGGCGAGAGCCAACACCGGTGCATCCTTAGTTTCCGCTTTCCGGCCCTTGACCTTCAGGTGATGAAATCCACCGCAGATAAATAacgcccgcatcatccagcagaTCACCACGCGCATGTCTCTGTTTTTGTTTAAGTCGTTTAATTTGCAATGCGCATGCACCATCGTCCGATGCGATTCTCTATTTCTACTCTCGACAAGGGATTCTAAAATTAGCGGAACTCTTATAAGCATTTCTCGGAAATTAAGGCAGttcatcaaaaattcgatttcAGAAAACGATTTGTATTTTTAGTTCACGGAGATCCTTAAAACTAGACAAGTTTCAGAAGTTCagaaaatacttgaaaatattgTGAACTAGAAAAATTGTTTCACTCTTTACATTTGTGTacgcaaattaataaataattatgctcACATGCTCTTAACATTATGCTTACGTTCAAATAAAAGCTGATTTGATAGTGATACTAAATCCAAACAAACGTCTGCATCGTGAAtaatttagaagcttacaatccCATTGCGtgcaatatatgtgtatacTCAGTTACAATAAAAGTTCTTtagaaatacttttttccaGCTAAACCCGTCATAACCTTTCGTTATGGTACAAGGTCTTCTTATAGACTTTTCTTGTCGCAAGACCTTGATAGTAACGCATGACTAAATTATGAAAGAGATATAAATAAGCAACACCACAACTTCACTAACAACTAACCACTGTTTCCTCATTTAAGTATACTAATCGATAGAGGGAATAACTTTACTTTTGTTTAATGAGTCACTTCGATAATTGGAATTATGAATGAAATGAAACTATGAATTATGACTTGATATGCTTGAATTCAAACATGAGGAAAAATGTACTTAAAACAGATTTTAGTGcttattaacatttttgtatcaattattaaa comes from the Solenopsis invicta isolate M01_SB chromosome 14, UNIL_Sinv_3.0, whole genome shotgun sequence genome and includes:
- the LOC105208206 gene encoding lysophosphatidylcholine acyltransferase isoform X2, which gives rise to MNGNAKNERPQHVDDIDATSLGADILNPFVHRLELGSTYEKLKTVFLTIALLPFRLAAITTLMILAWLLACFGLHGISEEDLRRAPLKGWRRKIVPWICFVGRLTYQAGGMKIVVRGKQASRSEAPILVLAPHSTFMDGGIVYVTGFPSIIVRRESGLNPFIGKLINYTQPVYVWREDPNSRQNTIKEIIERTTSKEDWPQVMIFPEGTCTNRSCLITFKSGAFYPGVPVQPVCIRYPNKLDTVTWTWEGPGALKLLWLTLTQLNSSCEIEFLPVYNPSEAEKLDPKLYANNVRRLMAEALKIPVSDYTYDDCRIIRKAHQLHLPHASNIVKSHKLRYKLGLVASKTEEELVQKKMNNFGEVNLQEFAQILRLDDKDPITQQLFRIHDKFGQGKIDLEEYIFTVLATANASSELDKVEIAFDICGSKTATCLTQSELRKALRLSIRMQPEESDKIFQQARNVDNACTVSFDDVLTQLSNRTEYAHLFAANNESSKKAI
- the LOC105208206 gene encoding lysophosphatidylcholine acyltransferase isoform X1; translated protein: MNGNAKNERPQHVDDIDATSLGADILNPFVHRLELGSTYEKLKTVFLTIALLPFRLAAITTLMILAWLLACFGLHGISEEDLRRAPLKGWRRDMRVVICWMMRALFICGGFHHLKVKGRKAETKDAPVLALAPHSSFFDALPVVYLGGPSIVAKGESSRLPFFGKLINYTQPVYVWREDPNSRQNTIKEIIERTTSKEDWPQVMIFPEGTCTNRSCLITFKSGAFYPGVPVQPVCIRYPNKLDTVTWTWEGPGALKLLWLTLTQLNSSCEIEFLPVYNPSEAEKLDPKLYANNVRRLMAEALKIPVSDYTYDDCRIIRKAHQLHLPHASNIVKSHKLRYKLGLVASKTEEELVQKKMNNFGEVNLQEFAQILRLDDKDPITQQLFRIHDKFGQGKIDLEEYIFTVLATANASSELDKVEIAFDICGSKTATCLTQSELRKALRLSIRMQPEESDKIFQQARNVDNACTVSFDDVLTQLSNRTEYAHLFAANNESSKKAI
- the LOC105208206 gene encoding lysophosphatidylcholine acyltransferase isoform X3, which codes for MVHAHCKLNDLNKNRDMRVVICWMMRALFICGGFHHLKVKGRKAETKDAPVLALAPHSSFFDALPVVYLGGPSIVAKGESSRLPFFGKLINYTQPVYVWREDPNSRQNTIKEIIERTTSKEDWPQVMIFPEGTCTNRSCLITFKSGAFYPGVPVQPVCIRYPNKLDTVTWTWEGPGALKLLWLTLTQLNSSCEIEFLPVYNPSEAEKLDPKLYANNVRRLMAEALKIPVSDYTYDDCRIIRKAHQLHLPHASNIVKSHKLRYKLGLVASKTEEELVQKKMNNFGEVNLQEFAQILRLDDKDPITQQLFRIHDKFGQGKIDLEEYIFTVLATANASSELDKVEIAFDICGSKTATCLTQSELRKALRLSIRMQPEESDKIFQQARNVDNACTVSFDDVLTQLSNRTEYAHLFAANNESSKKAI